The following are from one region of the Temnothorax longispinosus isolate EJ_2023e unplaced genomic scaffold, Tlon_JGU_v1 HiC_scaffold_46, whole genome shotgun sequence genome:
- the LOC139824603 gene encoding uncharacterized protein, translated as MAERGSGLGVIAEPYWIPPGHPCWAVSRCGRAAITWQMTDEPVPCSRLEAGDGFVAVRWGHVVIVGVYISPTTDVPGYERFLDDLKDCLGKFLPGQQVLVAGDFNAKSVTWGFPATDRKGGILTDWAASLGLVCINTGGVQTCVRQRREGLLWI; from the coding sequence ATGGCGGAGCGCGGCAGTGGCCTGGGGGTGATAGCCGAGCCGTATTGGATACCGCCCGGTCACCCGTGCTGGGCGGTAAGTCGGTGCGGCAGAGCTGCCATTACGTGGCAGATGACGGACGAGCCCGTCCCCTGCTCGCGTCTTGAGGCGGGGGATGGGTTTGTCGCCGTCAGATGGGGGCATGTCGTGATCGTCGGGGTGTACATCTCCCCCACGACCGACGTGCCCGGATACGAGAGGTTCCTAGACGACCTGAAAGACTGTCTCGGGAAATTCCTGCCAGGTCAGCAGGTGTTGGTGGCCGGGGACTTCAACGCCAAATCGGTGACTTGGGGTTTCCCGGCCACTGACAGGAAAGGAGGAATCCTCACGGATTGGGCGGCAAGTCTGGGCCTGGTGTGCATAAACACCGGTGGGGTCCAGACCTGTGTGCGGCAAAGGAGGGAGGGTCTATTGTGGATCTAA